A window of the Sardina pilchardus chromosome 21, fSarPil1.1, whole genome shotgun sequence genome harbors these coding sequences:
- the LOC134068631 gene encoding T-cell immunoglobulin and mucin domain-containing protein 4-like produces MLADLESHLIKKEDTVTRSWAFKEDSTMMNHQLCTSFIWLLLCQLIADGSAVTVYGYTGQSVTLPCEYDGKYYGSLSICWGKGLLPSRGCGDQIIQTEGSTVTTRSSSRYQLVNRHRDVGDVSLTITNAREQDSGTYGCRVDIPGWFNDQKTHVDLHIQTAPTTTTTTPTTTTTTTTTTEAPTTTTEAPTTLVETTTLETTAATTPAEVTTGITTSTDEWVIFVQESTAEPPTTTTALPVTVEATPRPTKLTEMSTAEPSNVLSEQPDSIAKETPGSDITISLTTPEVKLSTASIPFIRQVLERNPALWWILPVLGVVVIVSAITILVVKKRQLKMGTFTILEKSGNGTLSTNSDSSQGQLSSEMEILDSLHHPL; encoded by the exons ATGTTGGCTGATTTAGAGAGTCACTTGATAAAAAAGGAAGACACAGTCACCCGCAGCTGGGCATTCAAAGAGGATTCCACCATGATGAACCATCAGCTCTGCACCTCATTCATTTGGCTGTTGCTCTGTCAACTCATTG CTGATGGATCAGCAGTTACTGTTTATGGATATACAGGACAGAGTGTCACTCTTCCTTGTGAGTATGATGGCAAATACTACGGTTCTTTGTCCATCTGTTGGGGCAAAGGCCTCCTGCCATCAAGAGGCTGTGGTGATCAGATCATTCAGACAGAGGGCTCAACAGTGACCACACGATCATCATCACGGTATCAGCTGGtcaacagacacagagatgtggGGGATGTTTCTTTAACGATCACGAATGCAAGAGAGCAAGATAGCGGTACCTATGGCTGCAGGGTGGATATACCAGGATGGTTCAATGACCAGAAAACCCATGTGGACCTCCACATACAAACTG CtccaacaaccaccaccaccacccccaccaccacaacaacaacaacaacaacaacagaagccCCAACAACTACAACAGAAGCCCCAACAACACTTGTAGAGACCACTACTTTAGAAACCACTGCGGCAACAA CTCCTGCAGAAGTAACTACAGGAATCACAACATCAACAGATGAATGGGTCATATTTG TTCAAGAATCCACTGCAGAACCTCctaccactactactgcacTGCCTGTCACAGTAGAAGCTACACCAAGACCGACCA AGTTGACTGAGATGTCTACTGCAGAACCCTCAAACGTACTatcag AGCAACCGGATTCAATAGCAAAGGAAACCCCGGGGAGCGACATTACCATTTCTCTgacaa CTCCTGAAGTCAAGCTGTCAACAGCAAGCATTCCATTTATAAGACAG GTGCTGGAAAGAAACCCTGCTTTATGGTGGATCCTGCCTGTTTTGGGAGTTGTTGTTATAGTTTCTGCTATAACCATACTGGTGGTCAAAA AGAGACAGCTGAAAATGGGAACCTTTACCAT ATTAGAAAAAAGTGGGAATGGAACCCTGTCAACAAATTCTGACTCCAGCCAAGGCCAACTAAGCAGTGAGATGGAGATCCTAGATTCCTTGCATCATCCCTTGTAA
- the med29 gene encoding mediator of RNA polymerase II transcription subunit 29: protein MASQQQPGVPSQGGPHQTAGLQQPQQQLSQQQDFDPVHRFKMLIPQLKESLQNVMTIASLNFQHNTAIDNGIKSNDAAVQRFDKSLEEFYALCDQVELCLRLAHECLSQSIDSAKHSPNLVPTATKPDTVQTESLSYTQYLSMIKSQISCAKDIHNALLECSKKILSKNQQQGIM, encoded by the exons atggcGTCTCAACAACAGCCTGGTGTTCCCTCTCAGGGTGGTCCACATCAGACAGCAGGTCTTCAGCAACCTCAGCAACAGCTTAGTCAACAACAAGACTTTGATCCTGTCCATCGTTTTAAGATGTTAATACCACAGCTAAAGGAGAGTCTGCAG AATGTCATGACCATTGCCTCTTTGAacttccaacacaacacagcaattGATAATGGAAT CAAAAGCAACGATGCTGCAGTACAACGTTTTGATAAGAGCCTTGAGGAGTTCTATGCTTTATGTGACCAGGTGGAACTCTGCTTG cGGCTGGCCCACGAGTGCCTCTCTCAGAGCATTGACAGTGCCAAACACTCGCCCAACTTGGTACCCACGGCCACCAAACCAGACACAGTGCAGACGGAATCTCTGTCATACACCCAGTACCTCAGTATGATCAAATCACAGATATCCTGTGCAAAGGACATCCATAATGCTCTGCTGGAGTGCTCAAAGAAGATATTGTCTAAGAACCAGCAACAGGGGATCATGTGA
- the LOC134069152 gene encoding acid ceramidase-like isoform X1: MRGKHSLIGTLPYNNQTEECKSSMYPPKGPTFQGTVQWYTVNLDEPPVTRWDGVIKDKKNELVAMIQAIKVLANSLVPSGKLLDLVDNELPLMLDSLPYPFNEEIQGISTASGVPLGEVILFNIFYEVFTVCTSVVAEDTHGNLYHGRNLDFGLLMGWNHKNHSWTITDKLRPLTVNIDFKRNNVTVFKSTNFAGYVGMLTGVRPKLFTLTMNERFNFDGGYVGILEWLLGKRDGMWMGFLTRSVLENATSYEDAKKQLTLTKLLAPAYFILGGNQTGQGCVITRTRLNALDVWEIKLKLGRWYVLETNYDHWEKPFILDDRRTPAMRCMNKTTQNNISFKTLYDVLSTKPVLNKLTTYTTLMEVSTGKLESFLRECPDPCSPW, from the exons ATGAGGGGAAAACATTCGTTAATTGGAACTTTGCCGTATAATAAT CAAACAGAAGAATGCAAGAGTTCCATGTACCCACCTAAAGGGCCGAC GTTCCAAGGAACTGTCCAATGGTATACAGTCAATCTAGACGAGCCTCCTGTTACAAGATGGGATGGAGTGATCAAGGACAAGAAAAACGAA CTTGTAGCAATGATTCAGGCCATAAAGGTGCTGGCTAACAGTCTTGTTCCCAGTGGGAAACTCCTTGACTTGGTTGACAATGAGTTG CCACTGATGTTGGATTCACTGCCCTACCCTTTTAATGAGGAGATACAAGGGATATCGACTGCTTCAGGAGTTCCATTAGGAGAAGTTATACTCTTCAACATCTTCTATGAGGTTTTCACTGTGTGTACATCAGTGGTAGCAGAGGACACGCACG GAAATCTATATCATGGGCGAAATTTGGACTTTGGTTTGTTAATGGG atGGAATCACAAAAACCATTCCTGGACAATAACAGACAAGCTGAGACCTCTCACTGTAAATATTGACTTCAAACGAAACAATGTTACCGTTTTCAAGTCCACCAACTTTGCTGGATATGTTGGCATGTTGACCGGCGTCAGACCT AAACTGTTCACCCTGACAATGAATGAGCGTTTTAACTTTGATGGGGGATATGTAG GGATCTTGGAGTGGCTCTTGGGGAAGCGAGACGGCATGTGGATGGGTTTCCTCACACGCTCCGTCCTAGAGAATGCTACCAG TTATGAGGATGCCAAAAAGCAGCTCACCCTTACCAAGTTACTGGCTCCTGCCTACTTCATTCTTGGGGGTAACCAGACTGGACAAGGCTGTGTGATCACCAGAACAAGACTTAATGCCCTCGACGTTTGGGA GATTAAACTGAAACTTGGTAGGTGGTACGTGCTGGAGACCAACTATGATCACTGGGAGAAGCCCTTCATCTTGGATGACCGCAGGACGCCAGCCATGAGGTGTATGAATAAGACGACACAGAAT AATATTTCATTTAAAACCTTGTATGATGTTCTATCAACCAAACCAGTCCTTAACAAG CTAACTACCTACACCACTCTGATGGAGGTATCCACAGGAAAACTGGAGTCTTTCCTCAGGGAGTGCCCAGATCCTTGCAGTCCGTGGTGA
- the LOC134069152 gene encoding acid ceramidase-like isoform X2 translates to MNSSRLCCAFWTLFIVLLTGCLHGQTEECKSSMYPPKGPTFQGTVQWYTVNLDEPPVTRWDGVIKDKKNELVAMIQAIKVLANSLVPSGKLLDLVDNELPLMLDSLPYPFNEEIQGISTASGVPLGEVILFNIFYEVFTVCTSVVAEDTHGNLYHGRNLDFGLLMGWNHKNHSWTITDKLRPLTVNIDFKRNNVTVFKSTNFAGYVGMLTGVRPKLFTLTMNERFNFDGGYVGILEWLLGKRDGMWMGFLTRSVLENATSYEDAKKQLTLTKLLAPAYFILGGNQTGQGCVITRTRLNALDVWEIKLKLGRWYVLETNYDHWEKPFILDDRRTPAMRCMNKTTQNNISFKTLYDVLSTKPVLNKLTTYTTLMEVSTGKLESFLRECPDPCSPW, encoded by the exons ATGAATTCATCAAGACTTTGTTGCGCATTTTGGACGCTTTTTATTGTTTTGCTAACAGGATGTCTTCATGGG CAAACAGAAGAATGCAAGAGTTCCATGTACCCACCTAAAGGGCCGAC GTTCCAAGGAACTGTCCAATGGTATACAGTCAATCTAGACGAGCCTCCTGTTACAAGATGGGATGGAGTGATCAAGGACAAGAAAAACGAA CTTGTAGCAATGATTCAGGCCATAAAGGTGCTGGCTAACAGTCTTGTTCCCAGTGGGAAACTCCTTGACTTGGTTGACAATGAGTTG CCACTGATGTTGGATTCACTGCCCTACCCTTTTAATGAGGAGATACAAGGGATATCGACTGCTTCAGGAGTTCCATTAGGAGAAGTTATACTCTTCAACATCTTCTATGAGGTTTTCACTGTGTGTACATCAGTGGTAGCAGAGGACACGCACG GAAATCTATATCATGGGCGAAATTTGGACTTTGGTTTGTTAATGGG atGGAATCACAAAAACCATTCCTGGACAATAACAGACAAGCTGAGACCTCTCACTGTAAATATTGACTTCAAACGAAACAATGTTACCGTTTTCAAGTCCACCAACTTTGCTGGATATGTTGGCATGTTGACCGGCGTCAGACCT AAACTGTTCACCCTGACAATGAATGAGCGTTTTAACTTTGATGGGGGATATGTAG GGATCTTGGAGTGGCTCTTGGGGAAGCGAGACGGCATGTGGATGGGTTTCCTCACACGCTCCGTCCTAGAGAATGCTACCAG TTATGAGGATGCCAAAAAGCAGCTCACCCTTACCAAGTTACTGGCTCCTGCCTACTTCATTCTTGGGGGTAACCAGACTGGACAAGGCTGTGTGATCACCAGAACAAGACTTAATGCCCTCGACGTTTGGGA GATTAAACTGAAACTTGGTAGGTGGTACGTGCTGGAGACCAACTATGATCACTGGGAGAAGCCCTTCATCTTGGATGACCGCAGGACGCCAGCCATGAGGTGTATGAATAAGACGACACAGAAT AATATTTCATTTAAAACCTTGTATGATGTTCTATCAACCAAACCAGTCCTTAACAAG CTAACTACCTACACCACTCTGATGGAGGTATCCACAGGAAAACTGGAGTCTTTCCTCAGGGAGTGCCCAGATCCTTGCAGTCCGTGGTGA
- the fgl1 gene encoding fibrinogen-like protein 1 — MVKIKPSVNFLIWIFIILDESHSVPDQCQQETERLRIQLKHLETRFQKQQQQIQRLRILKDKTSAHADEFIELPGQIEYTDCAQIFNNGSKTSGFYMIKPMRSPARIKVYCDMSEGGGWTVLQRRTDGKESFERGWDDYKQGFGELEAADGEFWLGNDNLHYLTSQADYDIRINLEDFDGVYRYAVYEKFKVSSEEEKYQLNFGEYKGNAGNSLAGSYHPEVQWWASHQGMKFSTFDNDNDRYERNCAKEDKSGWWFNRCHSANLNGVYYQGPYSSVTDNGIVWYTWHGWWYSLKSVVMKIRPSYFEPNEV, encoded by the exons ATGGTTAAGATTAAACCATCAGTGAACTTTCTGATTTGGATATTTATTATTTTGGATGAGTCCCACTCT GTCCCAGACCAGTGCCAACAGGAGACCGAGAGGCTCCGCATTCAGCTGAAGCACTTGGAGACTCGTTTCCAGAAGCAGCAACAGCAAATCCAGCGCTTACGCATCCTGAAGGATAAGACATCTGCACACGCGGATGAGTTTATTGAGCTGCCAGGTCAAATCGAATACACTG ACTGTGCACAGATCTTTAACAATGGCAGTAAGACAAGTggattttacatgatcaaaccCATGAGAAGCCCAGCCCGGATAAAGGTGTACTGCGACATGTCTGAAGGCGGCGGCTGGACAGTCCTCCAAAGACGCACAGATGGAAAAGAGTCTTTTGAGAG GGGATGGGATGACTACAAGCAGGGCTTCGGAGAATTGGAAGCAGCAGATGGGGAGTTCTGGTTAGGGAATGACAATCTACATTATCTGACTTCACAAG CTGATTATGACATAAGGATCAACCTGGAAGATTTTGATGGGGTATACCGCTATGCAGTCTATGAAAAATTCAAAGTTTCAAGCGAGGAG GAAAAATATCAGTTGAACTTTGGTGAGTACAAAGGAAATGCTGGGAACTCTCTGGCAGGAAGCTACCATCCTGAGGTCCAGTGGTGGGCCAGCCATCAGGGCATGAAGTTCAGCACTTTTGACAATGACAACGATCGCTATGAGCGCAACTGCGCCAAAGAGGACAAATCTGGTTGGTGGTTTAACAG ATGTCACTCTGCCAATCTGAATGGAGTGTACTATCAAGGTCCATACAGTTCTGTGACagacaatgggatagtctggTACACATGGCATGGATGGTGGTATTCCTTGAAGTCTGTGGTCATGAAGATCAGACCATCATACTTTGAGCCGAATGAAGTGTAG